The Methanocaldococcus infernus ME region GTTATAGTTGATAACTCTGCCTATGGCTCTACAGGGAATCAAGAGACAAGTGCAAAGGTTGTTAAGTTGGAGAAGATAGCTGAGGCTTGTAATTTAAATGTGGAGAAGAGTGAAACACTTGAAGAATTTGAAGAAATATTTAAAAAAGCTCTAACTAAGGATGAGTGTTTTGTTATAGTAGCTAAAGCTATCCCTTACAATGAAAAAGTGCCAAACATTCCTTTACATCCTGTTGAGATAAAGTATAGATTCATGAAATCCATAAATCAATAAATTTAATATTAGTTTTTCTAATAGCTAAGTTTATATATCTTAAATACCTTTTTTAAATAAAAAGCTCAAGTGTGAGCCTTATGAAAAAATTGGATGTTACTGGAGACATCTGTCCAATCCCTGTTTTGAAAACAAAAAAGGCTTTAGAAGAGTTAAACTCTGGGGAAGAGTTGGAAGTGGTTGGAGACTATAAACCTGCATTAGAGAATATTAAAAGATTTGCAGAGAATAATGGTTATATAGTGGTTACTGCCGAAGAAACTGAGAATGGATTTAGAATAGTAATT contains the following coding sequences:
- a CDS encoding sulfurtransferase TusA family protein; its protein translation is MKKLDVTGDICPIPVLKTKKALEELNSGEELEVVGDYKPALENIKRFAENNGYIVVTAEETENGFRIVIKKP